A window from Pleuronectes platessa chromosome 6, fPlePla1.1, whole genome shotgun sequence encodes these proteins:
- the LOC128442030 gene encoding kazrin encodes CCSFITHYTHLRHSPPQLHHSHVSPTPFPHPPTQQPTRPDSDGLSSPTRHSLSDGSEDQLDRLQQVELARTTPMSQWRAGTVQAWLEVVMAMPMYIRTCSENIKSGKVLLGLTDEDLELGLGVSSLMHRRKLRLAIEDYRDAENGRGLSKAADMDHHWVAKAWLSDVGLPQYAQAFQNHLVDGRMLNSLTRRDLERHLNITKKFHQVSLQLGIELLHLLNFDKEALQARRVQCEHQNVDPLVWTSHRVIKWIRDIDMKEFAESLLNSGVHGAVMVLDPTFNTDAMATALGIANSKHMVRRHLVEEMKALIGSARTDAKQDYERLGPGTPPTPHRQNSLGRPHSSAGRHTDDEGSLRRRAVKVPPTGFSPKGRNGRDLSCHGSYSSLPRDVRDQTPPRSEGSPIHGYTSIEVSNV; translated from the exons TGTTGCTCTTTCATTACTCACTACACCCACCTCCGACACTCACCACCTCAACTACATCATTCACATGTCTCCCCCACCCCCTTCCCTCATCCACCAACCCAACAACCCACCCGTCCAGACTCAGATGGCCTGTCCAGCCCCACTCGCCACAGCCTCTCAGACGGGTCAGAGGACCAGCTGGACCGCCTCCAGCAGGTGGAGCTGGCCAGGACCACGCCCATGTCTCAGTGGAGGGCGGGTACTGTGCAGGCCTGGCTAGAGGTTGTCATGGCGATGCCCATGTACATCCGCACCTGCTCAGAAAACATCAAGAGTGGCAAG GTCTTACTGGGGCTGACAGATGAGGACCTGGAGCTGGGTTTAGGTGTCAGCAGTTTAATGCATCGCCGGAAACTTCGCCTTGCCATCGAGGACTACAGAGATGCTGAGAACGGTAGAGG GCTATCCAAGGCTGCAGACATGGACCACCACTGGGTGGCCAAGGCCTGGTTAAGCGACGTGGGCTTGCCTCAGTACGCCCAGGCCTTTCAAAATCACTTGGTGGACGGCCGCATGCTTAACTCCCTCACACGCCGGGACCTTGAACGTCACCTCAACATCACCAAGAAGTTCCACCAGGTCAGCCTGCAGCTGGGCATCGAACTGTTGCACCTACTCAACTTCGACAAGGAG GCACTGCAGGCTCGCCGGGTCCAGTGTGAGCATCAGAACGTGGATCCACTGGTGTGGACGTCTCATCGGGTCATCAAGTGGATCAGAGACATTGACATGAAG GAGTTTGCAGAAAGTCTCCTGAACAGTGGAGTTCATGGAGCCGTCATGGTGCTGGACCCCACGTTCAACACTGACGCCATGGCAACAGCGCTGGGGATTGCCAACAGCAAGCACATGGTGCGTCGACACCTGGTCGAGGAGATGAAGGCCCTGATTGGCTCTGCCAG GACAGATGCCAAACAGGACTATGAGCGTTTAGGCCCGGGAACGCCACCGACCCCACATCGGCAGAACTCGCTGGGCCGACCACACAGCTCTGCCGGGCGACACACTGATGACGAGGGTTCGCTGAGACGGAGGGCTGTGAAGGTG CCTCCAACAGGCTTCAGCCCCAAAGGACGCAATGGGCGGGACTTGAGTTGCCATGGCAGCTACAGCTCTCTTCCTCGGGATGTTCGAGACCAGACTCCGCCCAGATCTGAGGGAAGTCCGATTCATGGGTACACCAGCATTGAGGTTTCCAACGTGTGA